In uncultured Treponema sp., one genomic interval encodes:
- a CDS encoding acyltransferase has protein sequence MIHELADCKTENIGENTNIWQFCVVFPEAVIGKNCNICANVLIENEVVIGDNVTVKSGVQLWDGVTVEDNVCIGPNVTFTNDKYPRSKNPDWKLLKTVVKKGATIGANSTVLAGVTICENAMIGAGSVVTKDIPAGELWLGNPARFVRKMD, from the coding sequence ATGATTCATGAACTTGCTGACTGCAAAACTGAAAATATAGGCGAAAATACAAATATCTGGCAGTTCTGCGTAGTTTTTCCTGAAGCTGTAATTGGTAAAAACTGCAATATCTGCGCAAATGTTCTGATAGAAAACGAGGTTGTTATCGGAGACAATGTGACGGTCAAGTCCGGCGTGCAGCTTTGGGACGGAGTTACTGTTGAGGACAACGTATGTATTGGTCCGAATGTGACTTTTACAAATGACAAATATCCGCGTTCAAAGAATCCGGACTGGAAGCTCCTGAAAACTGTTGTAAAAAAAGGCGCTACAATCGGTGCGAATTCGACTGTTCTTGCAGGAGTTACTATTTGCGAAAATGCAATGATTGGAGCTGGAAGCGTTGTTACAAAAGATATACCGGCAGGGGAACTTTGGCTTGGTAATCCAGCTAGGTTTGTAAGAAAGATGGATTAA
- a CDS encoding glycosyltransferase family 2 protein: MKPAFIKKNLLWNDVWKIKMDKSIIITVAVITYNPVWEKFRNTLRSIIWQKNVSFEIVIADDGSENNCLDKVEEFFKEQNFSNYRLVKNPVNQGIVKNVLSAVNIARGKYIKLISPGDFLYDENTLEEVIGFAEKNPAALYFGNMFYYSIDENKSITIYKDKKNPRDLRPWKNHNMKQIKRNYLVDCDYICGAVSMYNTKKLSEYLNKIAPFVIFAEDCSMIYMIANNEPVYYMNIRGGYGMSADLEYQHKRVMNGICA; the protein is encoded by the coding sequence ATGAAACCAGCCTTTATAAAAAAGAATTTGTTGTGGAATGATGTATGGAAAATAAAAATGGATAAATCTATTATAATTACAGTAGCCGTTATCACATATAATCCTGTTTGGGAGAAATTTCGTAATACATTAAGGTCTATTATTTGGCAAAAAAATGTAAGTTTTGAAATTGTTATTGCGGATGATGGTTCAGAAAATAATTGCCTTGATAAGGTTGAAGAATTTTTTAAGGAACAAAATTTCTCTAATTACAGGCTTGTAAAGAATCCTGTGAATCAAGGTATTGTAAAAAATGTTCTTTCCGCTGTGAATATTGCTAGAGGTAAGTATATAAAGCTTATTTCACCAGGTGATTTTTTATATGATGAAAATACATTGGAAGAAGTTATTGGATTTGCAGAGAAAAATCCCGCAGCGTTATATTTTGGGAATATGTTCTATTACTCTATAGATGAAAATAAGAGTATAACAATTTATAAAGATAAAAAAAATCCGAGAGATTTACGCCCATGGAAAAATCATAACATGAAACAAATTAAGCGTAATTATCTTGTTGATTGTGATTATATATGCGGTGCAGTATCTATGTATAATACAAAAAAACTTTCTGAATATCTTAATAAAATTGCTCCATTTGTAATTTTTGCAGAGGATTGCTCTATGATTTATATGATAGCCAATAACGAACCTGTTTATTATATGAATATTCGGGGGGGGTATGGTATGAGTGCGGATCTGGAATATCAACACAAAAGAGTAATGAATGGAATTTGCGCATAG
- a CDS encoding FdtA/QdtA family cupin domain-containing protein, whose translation MNKDKTTVYDCTMIELSKNHREKGNLTVVQNEKEIPFDVKRCYYLYDVPGGEERGGHSHKQLKQLIIAASGSFDVRLDDGQVKRTFTLNRPYQGLFVVPGIWRDLDNFSSGSVCLVLASEVYQKEDYIRDYNEFLEWKK comes from the coding sequence ATGAACAAAGATAAAACAACAGTCTATGACTGCACAATGATTGAGCTTAGCAAGAATCACCGTGAGAAGGGAAATCTTACAGTTGTTCAAAATGAAAAAGAGATTCCTTTTGACGTAAAGCGGTGCTATTACCTTTATGATGTTCCCGGCGGTGAGGAGCGTGGCGGGCACAGCCACAAGCAGCTTAAGCAGCTGATTATTGCGGCAAGCGGAAGTTTTGATGTGCGGCTTGACGATGGGCAGGTCAAACGTACTTTCACATTGAACAGGCCGTATCAGGGACTTTTTGTTGTTCCTGGTATTTGGCGAGATTTAGATAATTTTTCCAGCGGCTCAGTTTGTCTTGTTCTTGCAAGCGAAGTGTACCAGAAGGAAGACTACATCCGCGATTACAATGAGTTTTTGGAGTGGAAGAAATGA
- a CDS encoding glycoside hydrolase family 99-like domain-containing protein, protein MSNNKPRIIAFYLPQFHPVPENDEWWGKGFTEWTNVAKAKKYFHGHYQPRIPADLGFYDLRVPETREAQAQLARDAGIEGFCYWHYWFDENHQLLERPFNEVLKNGKPDFPFCLAWANESWYAKLWDKDVRKDKLLIEQKYDGIAQYTKHFYDVLPAFKDERYIKQDGKPVFVIYKPLASPEISVFIKTWRELAKKNGLEGIYFVGHCINDRKNISKYFELDLDAVNTCCMNDYTSKRNFFGKTFYYVYRHLFKKPFVIPYKKVSKMFFDKNTDENEKVCPSIITGWDHTPRSAKNGTVFTKETPEQFADHAKAVLENTKGKFIFVKSWNEWAEGNYLEPDLKFGRKYLDALREAVSSQQSAVSSQQSAVDYVARIRFVKYQFVKTGEIRRCA, encoded by the coding sequence ATGTCAAATAACAAACCTCGTATAATCGCCTTTTATCTTCCGCAGTTTCATCCTGTTCCTGAGAATGATGAATGGTGGGGCAAGGGCTTTACTGAATGGACTAATGTTGCAAAAGCTAAAAAATATTTTCATGGGCATTATCAGCCGAGAATTCCTGCTGACTTGGGCTTCTATGATTTGCGCGTTCCAGAGACACGAGAGGCGCAGGCTCAGCTTGCGAGAGATGCCGGAATCGAAGGTTTTTGCTATTGGCATTACTGGTTTGATGAAAATCATCAGCTTTTAGAGCGGCCTTTTAATGAAGTTTTAAAAAACGGAAAGCCTGATTTTCCGTTCTGCCTTGCTTGGGCAAATGAAAGCTGGTATGCGAAACTTTGGGATAAAGATGTAAGAAAAGATAAGCTTCTGATTGAGCAAAAATATGATGGAATTGCCCAGTATACAAAACATTTTTATGATGTTCTTCCAGCCTTTAAAGATGAAAGATATATAAAGCAAGACGGCAAGCCTGTCTTTGTAATTTATAAGCCGTTAGCTTCGCCTGAAATTTCAGTTTTTATAAAAACTTGGCGGGAACTGGCGAAAAAAAACGGACTTGAAGGAATTTATTTTGTCGGACACTGCATAAATGACAGAAAAAATATCAGCAAATATTTTGAGCTTGATTTAGATGCTGTTAATACTTGCTGTATGAATGATTACACTTCAAAAAGAAACTTTTTCGGAAAAACTTTTTATTACGTTTATAGGCATTTATTCAAAAAGCCTTTTGTTATTCCTTATAAAAAAGTAAGCAAGATGTTTTTTGATAAAAATACAGATGAAAATGAAAAAGTCTGCCCTTCAATTATAACAGGCTGGGATCACACTCCGCGCAGCGCAAAAAATGGAACTGTTTTCACTAAAGAAACTCCAGAACAATTTGCGGATCATGCTAAGGCTGTGCTAGAAAACACAAAAGGAAAATTTATATTTGTAAAAAGCTGGAATGAATGGGCGGAAGGAAACTATCTTGAGCCGGACTTGAAATTTGGACGCAAATATCTTGATGCGCTAAGAGAGGCAGTCAGCAGTCAGCAGTCAGCAGTCAGCAGTCAGCAGTCAGCAGTCGATTATGTAGCAAGAATTAGGTTTGTCAAGTACCAGTTTGTAAAAACTGGAGAAATCAGGCGGTGTGCCTGA
- a CDS encoding DegT/DnrJ/EryC1/StrS family aminotransferase produces the protein MQVPFLSLKEVTGLHSKEINEAVSRVVNSGWYLQGAENERFEADFAKYIGTKYCVGVANGLDALIWILRSYIELGRLHKGDEVLVPANTYIATILAISENGLVPVLVEPKLETLEIDDDLLEPKITPRTKAIMIVHLYGRCAYTNKIEEICKKYNLYLFEDNAQAHGCQFNGKRTGSLGNAAAHSFYPGKNLGALGDAGAVTTDDEEVAKCVRALANYGSSKKYVFDYIGRNSRLDEIQAAVLDVKLKYLEQDNDRRKAVAKMYIDGIKNPKILVPETKNFSANAFHLFPVLCEKRDELQQYLKEKGIGTVIHYPIPPHKQKCYKDWNGMSMPVTEKIAAQELSLPIGPTIADEQVQYVIDCVNEF, from the coding sequence ATGCAAGTTCCATTTTTAAGTTTAAAAGAGGTTACTGGCCTTCATTCTAAGGAAATCAATGAGGCCGTTAGCCGCGTTGTGAATTCTGGCTGGTATCTGCAAGGGGCTGAAAATGAAAGGTTTGAGGCTGACTTTGCAAAATATATCGGCACAAAATACTGTGTAGGGGTTGCAAATGGTCTTGACGCGTTGATTTGGATTCTGCGTTCTTATATTGAGCTTGGCCGTCTGCATAAAGGCGATGAGGTTTTAGTACCGGCGAACACATATATTGCCACGATTCTTGCAATCAGCGAGAACGGCTTGGTTCCTGTTCTTGTAGAGCCGAAGCTTGAGACTCTTGAAATTGATGATGATTTGCTTGAGCCAAAAATCACGCCAAGGACTAAGGCTATTATGATTGTTCATCTGTATGGACGCTGCGCTTATACCAATAAGATAGAAGAAATCTGCAAAAAATATAACCTTTACTTGTTCGAGGACAATGCTCAGGCTCACGGATGCCAGTTCAACGGAAAAAGAACTGGAAGCCTTGGAAATGCGGCTGCCCATAGTTTCTATCCGGGAAAGAATCTTGGCGCATTGGGAGACGCTGGAGCTGTAACAACAGATGATGAGGAAGTTGCAAAATGTGTCAGGGCATTGGCGAATTACGGCTCAAGCAAGAAATATGTCTTTGACTACATCGGACGCAACAGCCGCTTGGATGAAATTCAGGCTGCTGTCCTTGATGTAAAGCTTAAATATCTTGAGCAGGACAATGACCGCAGAAAAGCTGTTGCCAAAATGTATATTGACGGAATAAAAAATCCGAAAATCTTAGTTCCAGAAACAAAAAATTTTTCCGCAAATGCGTTTCATCTGTTTCCTGTTCTTTGTGAAAAGCGTGATGAGCTTCAGCAGTATTTAAAAGAAAAAGGCATAGGGACAGTTATTCATTACCCGATTCCGCCTCACAAGCAGAAGTGCTACAAGGACTGGAACGGAATGTCTATGCCTGTTACAGAAAAAATCGCTGCGCAGGAGCTTAGTCTGCCGATTGGACCTACTATTGCGGATGAGCAGGTTCAGTATGTTATTGACTGTGTGAATGAGTTTTAA
- a CDS encoding acyltransferase, producing the protein MENTKRNSNIELLRIVLMIFVITLHYNGMGGHALELYTSGLGFYFTRFTEALGVCAVDCFVLVSGYFLSYNRKIKTKRILHILLVVIGLKFFDSFLRIFIDGNNFSLRHFVACFLPTNYYATFYLVLYVLSPFVSKLFDSFKDKKQASVFIGILIFLFSLFPFCLEFANHILGFNVGGMNTVNAFTGSESGYTIVNFLLLYCVGAFISRYQINLKNVCLWMTYLISLICIFVLEFIDSDSALSYASPFVILNAVCLFMLFLKISFSSKVVNCVSAATFGVFCLHTGNFFGTTWSLFDIPVLKNSRGEGTDKFLVCGVCDDRRMLWN; encoded by the coding sequence ATGGAAAACACTAAAAGAAATTCAAACATCGAGCTTCTCCGCATTGTGCTTATGATTTTTGTCATAACGCTGCATTATAACGGAATGGGCGGTCATGCGCTGGAATTGTATACTTCTGGACTTGGTTTTTATTTTACCCGTTTTACGGAAGCTTTGGGAGTTTGCGCTGTTGACTGTTTTGTGTTGGTTAGCGGATATTTTCTTTCTTATAACAGGAAAATAAAGACAAAGAGAATACTTCATATTCTTCTTGTCGTTATCGGATTGAAATTTTTTGATTCCTTTCTTCGGATTTTTATTGATGGAAACAATTTTTCCCTAAGACATTTTGTAGCTTGTTTTCTTCCGACAAATTATTACGCGACTTTTTATCTTGTCTTGTATGTTCTGAGTCCGTTTGTCTCAAAACTCTTTGATTCCTTCAAGGACAAAAAACAGGCTTCCGTATTTATCGGAATTCTTATTTTTCTGTTCTCGCTGTTTCCATTCTGCCTGGAATTTGCCAATCATATTCTAGGTTTTAATGTCGGCGGAATGAACACAGTGAATGCATTCACAGGAAGCGAGAGCGGATACACAATTGTGAATTTCTTGCTTCTTTATTGTGTTGGAGCTTTTATTTCTAGGTATCAAATCAATTTGAAAAATGTGTGCCTTTGGATGACATATCTTATTTCTTTGATTTGCATTTTTGTACTTGAATTTATTGATTCAGATTCTGCATTGTCTTATGCCTCGCCGTTTGTAATTTTGAATGCAGTCTGTCTGTTTATGCTGTTCTTAAAAATCTCTTTCAGCAGCAAAGTTGTGAACTGTGTGAGTGCAGCAACGTTCGGTGTTTTCTGTCTGCATACAGGAAATTTTTTTGGAACAACGTGGTCTTTGTTTGACATTCCAGTTCTGAAAAATTCACGGGGGGAGGGTACTGATAAATTCCTTGTTTGTGGTGTTTGCGATGACCGCCGTATGCTATGGAATTGA
- a CDS encoding AAA family ATPase, protein MKSKFSISVKNVRAIKDAEIDLNGITVLSGENGCGKTTISKLLYGFIKTSIDFDSKVTELYSNKLGFITSLLEDFVPRKFRRDLFSDVNEENLFGGNTETVLPNPVNIKNSELYLSDSIIPRIKILKEKYKTKEYELGNVSVSRLFQLYKRHIRKTTATTILELLDDYENYINKLVQEIAELKTTHNLRVYNHQFLKYFNENTEKWDYLFNEFDSNLIDKKTMSVTFQKSFSHVFYIDVPTIFDQERITRSSVSVELGTALASESNSIKNKVISDILNDVLNGKISLKDDIFSRIFMYTSKDGKSIPLSQAASGVKCFAVIERLYMNGYLKDGTLLIVDEPEVHLHPKWIVEYARILVLIHKWLNVTILADSHSPDMVSAIKYISEKEKISDSLTFYIANEVESEDFGKYKYKNLGTDIEEIFSSFNIALDRINQYGSFDDE, encoded by the coding sequence ATGAAGTCAAAATTTTCTATTTCAGTAAAAAATGTCCGTGCAATAAAAGATGCTGAAATTGATTTGAATGGTATAACGGTTTTGTCTGGAGAAAATGGTTGTGGTAAAACTACAATATCAAAACTTTTGTACGGATTTATAAAAACTTCAATTGATTTTGACTCTAAAGTAACAGAACTCTATTCAAATAAATTAGGTTTTATTACATCTCTATTGGAGGATTTTGTCCCAAGAAAATTTAGACGAGATTTGTTTTCAGATGTTAATGAAGAAAATTTATTTGGTGGCAATACTGAAACGGTTCTTCCAAATCCTGTTAATATTAAGAATTCCGAGTTATATTTGTCTGATTCTATTATTCCAAGAATAAAAATCCTTAAGGAAAAGTATAAAACAAAAGAATATGAATTAGGAAATGTTTCAGTTTCTAGACTTTTTCAATTATATAAGCGACATATTAGGAAGACGACCGCTACTACCATTCTTGAACTGTTAGATGACTATGAAAACTATATAAATAAGTTAGTGCAGGAAATCGCTGAATTAAAAACTACACATAATTTACGTGTATATAATCATCAATTTTTAAAATATTTTAACGAGAATACCGAGAAATGGGATTATTTATTTAATGAGTTTGATTCAAATTTGATTGATAAGAAAACAATGTCTGTGACTTTTCAAAAAAGTTTTTCTCATGTTTTTTATATTGATGTTCCTACAATTTTTGACCAAGAGAGGATAACACGATCTTCAGTTTCTGTTGAATTGGGAACTGCACTGGCTTCTGAAAGTAATTCTATTAAAAATAAAGTTATTTCAGATATATTAAATGATGTGTTAAATGGTAAGATTTCGTTAAAAGATGATATATTTTCTAGAATTTTTATGTATACCTCAAAAGATGGTAAATCAATTCCTTTGTCACAGGCTGCAAGTGGTGTAAAGTGTTTTGCAGTTATTGAACGGTTATATATGAATGGTTACTTGAAAGATGGAACTTTACTTATAGTTGATGAACCTGAAGTTCACTTACATCCGAAGTGGATAGTTGAATATGCTAGGATTTTGGTTCTTATACATAAATGGTTAAATGTAACAATTCTTGCTGATAGTCACAGTCCAGATATGGTTAGTGCCATAAAATATATTTCTGAAAAAGAGAAAATTTCAGATTCTTTGACTTTTTACATTGCTAATGAAGTTGAAAGTGAAGATTTTGGAAAATATAAATATAAAAATCTTGGTACAGATATTGAGGAGATATTTAGCTCATTTAATATTGCATTAGATCGTATTAATCAATATGGTTCATTCGATGACGAGTGA
- a CDS encoding oligosaccharide flippase family protein, translated as MGKAKLFIENFLVYGLGGIVSRIIPLVMVPIITRLMPNTEYFGLSDLSVTVTSFASALAIIGMYDAMFRMFFEKEERQYKEKICSTTLMFTLVTSAVVFVLMLFFKNAIAKFFFGGTKYFYLVYITAIATLVGATNGIISAPTRMQNKRKIFLITNTISPLISYAVSIPLLLKGFYVIALPLASVVSGLAMEITFWILNKEWFSFKKFDFKLLKQLLAIAVPLFPNFLIYWIFNSSDRVMIANLLDVGQSGVYSVGAKLGHASQLIYTAFAGGWQYFSFSTMKEENQVRTNSLIFEYLGIISFLCTMLVCIVSRGLYSLLFTDEYVSAYIISPYLFLAPLLQMLFQVAANQFLVVKKTWPNMLILSSGAAVNVVLNFILIPRIGIEGAAIATLIGYLVSDVVCMVILCNMKLMQISLRFMLAVLFMVIFMVLWRLCFLQNELILICVFILIGSCYFLLYRRDIFRKNKGSKEKWKTLKEIQTSSFSALCL; from the coding sequence ATGGGAAAAGCTAAGCTCTTTATAGAAAATTTTCTTGTTTATGGACTAGGGGGAATAGTCAGCAGGATTATTCCATTGGTAATGGTTCCTATTATCACAAGGCTTATGCCAAATACAGAATACTTTGGTCTAAGCGATCTGTCTGTTACTGTTACATCTTTTGCAAGTGCATTGGCCATAATTGGAATGTACGATGCAATGTTCCGAATGTTCTTTGAAAAAGAGGAAAGGCAATACAAAGAAAAGATTTGTTCAACAACATTGATGTTTACACTTGTAACTTCTGCTGTTGTGTTTGTACTGATGTTGTTTTTTAAGAATGCAATAGCAAAGTTTTTCTTTGGCGGCACAAAATACTTTTATTTGGTCTATATTACGGCAATAGCGACTTTGGTAGGAGCAACTAATGGTATAATTTCTGCACCGACAAGAATGCAGAATAAGAGGAAGATTTTTCTTATTACAAATACAATAAGTCCTTTGATTTCTTATGCAGTTTCAATACCTTTGCTGCTTAAAGGTTTTTATGTTATAGCCTTGCCGCTTGCAAGCGTGGTTTCTGGACTTGCAATGGAGATTACATTTTGGATTCTGAATAAAGAATGGTTTAGCTTTAAGAAGTTTGACTTTAAGCTTTTAAAGCAGCTTTTAGCAATTGCAGTTCCTTTATTTCCGAATTTTTTGATTTACTGGATATTTAATTCCAGCGACAGAGTTATGATTGCAAATCTTCTTGATGTCGGACAGTCTGGCGTTTATTCTGTGGGGGCAAAACTAGGACACGCAAGCCAGCTTATTTATACTGCTTTTGCAGGTGGCTGGCAGTATTTTTCTTTTTCTACCATGAAAGAAGAAAATCAGGTGAGGACTAATTCCCTTATCTTTGAATATTTAGGCATTATTTCTTTTTTATGCACAATGCTTGTTTGCATAGTAAGCCGAGGTCTTTATAGTTTGCTTTTTACTGATGAATATGTTTCAGCATATATAATAAGTCCGTATTTGTTTTTGGCTCCTCTTTTGCAGATGCTCTTTCAGGTGGCTGCAAATCAGTTTCTTGTAGTAAAAAAGACCTGGCCGAATATGCTGATATTGTCATCTGGTGCAGCAGTTAATGTTGTATTGAATTTTATCTTGATACCAAGAATAGGAATAGAGGGTGCCGCCATTGCAACATTGATAGGCTACCTGGTTTCTGATGTTGTGTGCATGGTTATCTTGTGCAATATGAAGCTCATGCAGATTTCATTGCGCTTTATGCTAGCTGTTCTGTTTATGGTAATTTTTATGGTTTTGTGGCGGCTGTGTTTTTTGCAAAATGAGTTGATTTTGATATGTGTTTTTATACTGATTGGTAGCTGTTATTTCCTATTATATAGAAGGGATATTTTTAGAAAAAATAAAGGTTCTAAAGAAAAATGGAAAACACTAAAAGAAATTCAAACATCGAGCTTCTCCGCATTGTGCTTATGA
- a CDS encoding CatB-related O-acetyltransferase, translating into MLLAILKLKIFRKLFRLRNRHNLVCVVNMCDMNRVQVGRKSYGTISVIDFSPADTKLIIGNYCSIAGGTTFLLGGEHNLDTISTYPFKVRLFGEKREAGSKGNIVIKDDVWIGQNAIICSGVTVGQGAVVAAGAVVTKDVEPYAIVGGNPARLIKYRLDENLRKKLEKIDVAALFDKFTKEDMPVVYEKLDEEILGEFLKK; encoded by the coding sequence ATGCTTTTAGCTATTTTAAAACTCAAAATTTTCCGCAAACTGTTTCGCCTGCGGAACAGGCACAATCTTGTGTGCGTTGTGAATATGTGCGACATGAACCGTGTTCAGGTTGGAAGAAAATCTTACGGAACAATCAGCGTGATAGATTTTTCTCCTGCTGACACAAAACTTATTATCGGAAATTACTGCTCGATTGCCGGCGGAACAACTTTCCTTTTGGGCGGCGAGCATAATCTTGACACAATCTCGACTTATCCGTTCAAGGTGCGGCTTTTTGGAGAAAAGCGCGAGGCTGGAAGCAAGGGAAACATTGTTATAAAAGACGATGTCTGGATTGGTCAGAATGCGATAATTTGCTCTGGCGTTACAGTCGGACAGGGAGCTGTTGTTGCAGCCGGTGCTGTGGTCACAAAAGATGTCGAGCCTTATGCAATAGTCGGGGGAAATCCTGCAAGGCTCATAAAGTACAGGCTGGATGAAAATCTTCGTAAAAAACTTGAAAAAATTGACGTCGCCGCCTTGTTCGATAAATTCACGAAAGAAGATATGCCGGTCGTTTATGAAAAGCTTGATGAAGAAATACTCGGTGAATTTTTGAAGAAATAG